aggaaaggaaaacccagactatgttttggtagaggaattggtttgttttgaagaaaaattaattctttttggcacgaattacttcagcacagttataaaaaaaaatcaaatatgaatttcttgacagatttaagcagttcaaaaccaacaaaaccattctagcattTTGAGTACACCaaatcaacacaaatagtaacgaaatccacctTGATTCATTTGTAATTGATACTGGAttacagagttgaaaagcaagttggaagagttgaaggtccagaaatgtatatacgtaacgcaacaaaagtggacagcttcaaaaaggaatgccgcgagttgattcgACACATGGAATAATCTCCCAGATGGCTACAGTGAGGTGAAGATGTTGGCATTTGAAGTGATGACTATCTttggatcgacatattcgtgcgagcaagcgttctcttgcatgaatatatttaaaagtaaagtaagaagccaactaacaaatgaaaatttagagttgtgtttgaaactaaaaacaatacgttatgagccaaatgtatccaaactttctaaaaccatacAAAGCCAACGCTCCCACTGAATcttgtttgctcaattgtttgttagtgaagttcatgtaaatgtttaatttctttagttgttaccaaaataaaaaaaaataattatatatatatatattattatatatttgttatgaaaaacactacttatatattaattcgtttttttttattaaaaaagtttattgtttgagaactatttatagttggcaagaaaaacctttgtggctctttaaaaactttaaaattttgtaaattgtaatttttggctctttcgattcaaaaggttgccgacccctgccctAGAATATGAACATTTCTTAAAGCATAGGCATGTTCTAGAATTCTCTAGGCGATTCTCAAACTGAAACAGTAATCAATTGAACAACTAAAAACCTTAAACTTTTATTCCTTCTATAGTAAACAGTAACATTTCATTCATTATAGGTGGATGTACTTGTGAAGACGTCAGGATGTACATGTGAAGACGTCAGGATGTAAATGTGAAGACGTCAGGGTGTACATGTGAGGACGTCAGGGTGTACATGTAAAGACGTCAGTGTGTACATGTAAAGACGTCAGGATGTAAATGTGAAGACGTCAGGGTGTGCATGTAAAGACGTCAGGGTGTACATGTAAAGACGTCAGGGTGTACATGTAAAGACGTCAGGGTGTACATGTAAAGATGTCAGGGTGTACATGTGAGGACGTCAGGGTGTACATGTAAAGACGTCAGGGTGTACATGTAAAGATGTCAGGGTGTACATGTAAAGACGTTAGGGTGTACATTAAAGACGTCAGGGTGTAAATGTGAAGACGTCAGGGTGTACATGTGTGAAAGTCGTGATTCTCCATGACTGTAATGTTGActcttatttttacaaaaagtataccaactttgtctgtctgtctcattGTCTGTCTTGTATACTTCCCactttcggatcaagttgaaactttacataataattaattgttccaaacaaaacaaaaattattaataaaaattaatcatttagttttttaaatagttttaattaatttgatatcaaaaaggcaaataaatcttacagtattatgGCTGTAAATCTGGAGTTCTCCCCCTtagatattctttttttaaaagtatttttacaaagcttacatcaactcactctgtctgtatgtctgtctgtctggtaaaaagtttgacacattatttctaccccacccattctcggatcaagttgaaactttgcacaattattcattggcatagacaagacatgaatcgataaaaaaaataaacacttagtcaattaattactggtaattaattatttagtttgataccaacaaaggaaaCTAATGCTTCAGGATTCACATAAATAGTTAactttgttgggtttagtccctttCAGTAATTTTTAACACTATTTCCCCTCACgcgttgatactttaaacaattatttattggacctaacaaaatatgaatcaatttttaaaaatacctcattagtcaattaattattggtaattaaatattctgtttgatatcaaataaggtaGATAACATATTTCTCCTATATAGTTTTAAAGGCGGAGTTTTCCTCCTtagattatctttttttttttgtttgttttctttttgttttgttctttttgtttgtttgttgttgtttttcttttaggatctggtatattttgcttgtttataatTTGCTTGTTTCTAGGCTAGACTGTACCTGTATTAAAGTCATGAATCTCTGTGACTGTTGTATTTACTCTAACTTGAAAGTCTGGATGTAATGTCCTGGTGTCTTCCCTGACCAATCCAGCTCGAGCATCGTACCAAATCTGTAGCCAAATAGTGGACACATGGAAATGTTAAACAGATATCAGACAGTTCTATACCAACACAGTTTTAAAATCCAAACAACAGCCCAGAGCGCAGATCAGTCAGATATTctcaatataatttaataaatgaacaaaacaaaattatttaaatattaaacaactgcttttttttattagtaattCTGGCCTACATCTGTTGAATGTATACATCTACTCACTTGGGAATGGGTGACCGCATGATCCACAGGGTTGATGATCTCAACTTTATACGTAAAGGTGGATTGAAATATAGGTCGAGGGTGTGTGTTAACTCTATTTACACAAGCAACTCTTCTTGGTGGCTACGTGATATAGATTGTAAAGCTCGATAGATACATAATGAcgtgatatatatgtatatatatatatatatatatatatatatatatatatatatatatatatagagagagagagagagagatagatagatagatagatagatagatagatagatagatagatagagatagatagatagttagatagatagatagatagatagatagatagatagatagatcaaatGTTTTTGCTCCATATAAAAAAGAGTCCGCCTTCACGCCCTAAACATCCATGTTAAGACTTAAGTGAATCATTAAGTAACCAAATAGTCTGTGTTTATATCACCTCTTGTTATACGAATATATTGTTCCCATTATTTAGAAGAGAAAAATGCCAAAGAGAACGATGAAGAATTATAAACTAAACGTCCCAATCCGGTTTTTTAAAGTTACTGCTAAAGAGCGTTAGGTTAGAGCACTCACTTGAAATACTGAAGACTTGGGATCAACTGTCGGTAAATAGTTGATGAAGTCATACATATGGTGAAAATATCTGGGCGTGGCCTGTGTCGTAAGACTGCCAAATGTACTGGACTGTGTCATACCTTTGATTTCAACACGTAACGGCATCTGCTGCTGTGACCATGACGTGTTCCATCCAGGTTCTAAATGAATT
The DNA window shown above is from Biomphalaria glabrata chromosome 5, xgBioGlab47.1, whole genome shotgun sequence and carries:
- the LOC129926426 gene encoding uncharacterized protein LOC129926426, encoding MSTSPYVSYLGPMFNNINGDIRHIFGSSAALNFASNSSYVYTGTGTVRGLPVNIWTTCLTYPNTKAPIQVTFYFSQPGWNTSWSQQQMPLRVEIKGMTQSSTFGSLTTQATPRYFHHMYDFINYLPTVDPKSSVFQPPRRVACVNRVNTHPRPIFQSTFTYKVEIINPVDHAVTHSQIWYDARAGLVREDTRTLHPDFQVRVNTTVTEIHDFNTGTV